One Candidatus Afararchaeum irisae genomic region harbors:
- a CDS encoding aldo/keto reductase, translating to MKKRSLGEIEVSEVGFGGWGIGGDEYGNSYGPTDDDESVAAVRKARELGVDFFDTADVYGHGHSEEILAEAVETNSDDIRVCTKGGADFYQDGDMNFDSQYIKYAAVKSIERLRTDYIDVYMLQNPPRKALSDSDTYAPLRRMKDEGVIGQYGVSVHEPAEGRIAAETGDVDVVEVGFNIIKKGAKRYLFDYAEDNDVSIVAREPLANGFLTGKYDEDHDFPTTDMRKGMPDELVRQRVRAGNELKRLVEEEDKDYSPTQAAIKYVLAHDAVSVTIPGAKTPEQVEENVAAATEYEPMSDEMVEKIESLVF from the coding sequence ATGAAGAAACGCAGTCTGGGGGAGATTGAGGTCTCTGAGGTCGGATTCGGGGGATGGGGAATAGGAGGAGACGAGTACGGCAACTCTTACGGTCCTACCGACGACGACGAGTCGGTAGCCGCTGTACGTAAGGCGCGCGAACTCGGCGTCGATTTCTTCGACACAGCCGATGTCTACGGACACGGACACTCGGAGGAGATACTCGCCGAGGCAGTCGAGACGAACTCCGACGACATACGTGTCTGCACGAAGGGAGGAGCCGACTTCTACCAGGACGGCGATATGAACTTCGACTCCCAGTACATAAAGTACGCCGCGGTCAAGAGCATAGAACGTCTCAGGACGGATTATATAGACGTCTACATGCTCCAGAACCCGCCGCGTAAGGCACTCTCCGACTCCGACACCTACGCACCCCTCAGAAGGATGAAGGACGAGGGCGTGATTGGACAGTACGGCGTCTCTGTACACGAGCCAGCAGAGGGACGTATCGCCGCAGAGACGGGAGACGTAGACGTCGTCGAGGTCGGCTTCAACATAATAAAGAAGGGCGCCAAGAGATACCTCTTCGACTACGCCGAGGACAACGACGTGAGTATAGTCGCGCGTGAGCCCCTCGCCAACGGCTTCCTGACGGGAAAGTACGACGAAGACCACGACTTTCCGACGACCGACATGAGAAAGGGAATGCCCGACGAACTCGTGAGACAGAGAGTGCGCGCGGGAAACGAACTCAAGAGGCTTGTCGAGGAGGAGGACAAGGATTACAGCCCCACACAGGCGGCTATAAAGTATGTACTCGCACACGACGCTGTCTCTGTGACTATACCCGGCGCGAAGACTCCCGAACAGGTTGAGGAGAACGTCGCCGCGGCGACCGAGTACGAGCCGATGTCAGACGAGATGGTCGAGAAGATAGAGTCTCTGGTGTTCTGA
- a CDS encoding molybdopterin-binding protein, with the protein MKVSILNVGDEILDGDIQNTNSTWLASRLSEIGVDVERICVLPDRVADISSTVSEHSRLYDAVVVTGGLGPTHDDVTVEAVGRGLDRNIEVNDEALEYLREGYAGQTSLEATAELPENCRVVMNHEGVAPGCIVENVYVFPGVPVEMKSMFEKVKDEFEGDETYTRFVYTTMYESQIIGYLEEVRQKFDVQVGSYPGGEGEEVRVKLTSGDEDEVEDAADWLSVEFEES; encoded by the coding sequence TTGAAGGTATCCATACTCAACGTCGGCGACGAGATACTCGACGGAGACATACAGAACACCAACTCGACTTGGCTAGCCTCGCGTCTCTCTGAGATCGGTGTAGACGTCGAACGTATCTGTGTTCTGCCCGACAGGGTCGCCGACATCTCGTCCACAGTGAGCGAACACAGCCGTCTCTACGACGCCGTCGTAGTCACAGGGGGTCTCGGACCCACCCACGACGACGTCACCGTCGAGGCGGTCGGACGGGGCTTAGACAGGAACATCGAAGTCAACGACGAGGCTCTCGAATACCTGCGCGAGGGGTACGCGGGGCAGACGAGCCTCGAAGCCACAGCGGAGCTTCCCGAGAACTGCCGCGTCGTCATGAACCACGAGGGCGTCGCGCCGGGATGCATAGTCGAGAACGTCTACGTCTTCCCCGGGGTTCCCGTCGAGATGAAGTCGATGTTCGAGAAAGTCAAGGACGAGTTCGAGGGGGACGAGACATACACGAGGTTCGTCTACACCACGATGTACGAGAGTCAGATAATCGGATACCTCGAAGAGGTGCGTCAAAAATTCGACGTACAGGTCGGAAGCTACCCCGGCGGAGAGGGTGAGGAGGTACGCGTCAAGCTCACCTCCGGCGACGAGGACGAGGTCGAGGACGCAGCCGACTGGCTCTCCGTCGAGTTCGAGGAGTCGTAG
- a CDS encoding 50S ribosomal protein L44e, with translation MKMPRRFRTYCPNCDSHQEMEVEKVQRGRETGMKWIDRQRERNSGIGNDGKFSKVPGGNKPTKKTDLRYRCSECGKAHLREGWRAGKLELED, from the coding sequence ATGAAGATGCCGAGACGTTTCAGGACTTACTGTCCCAACTGTGACTCCCACCAGGAGATGGAAGTCGAGAAGGTACAGAGAGGACGAGAGACGGGTATGAAATGGATAGACCGACAGAGGGAACGCAACTCGGGAATAGGTAACGACGGTAAGTTCTCGAAGGTTCCGGGAGGAAACAAGCCGACTAAGAAGACAGACCTGCGTTACAGATGCAGTGAGTGTGGCAAGGCACATCTCAGAGAGGGATGGAGAGCCGGAAAGCTCGAACTGGAGGACTAA
- a CDS encoding translation initiation factor IF-2 subunit alpha, with the protein MKYSGWPDPGELVVGKVTEVEDFGAFVDLIEYEDKEGLVHVSEVSSGWVKYIRDYVREDQTVVCKVLDVDRESHQIDLSIKDVNDKQKRTKIQEWKNEQKADKWVSMALEDEEVDVEDTDEAFTRVAEALINTYGTMYEALEEAAKGGVEVIEEAEVEPEIAESITRVARENVSVPYVEIDGFVDLETLSLGGVDDIKKALEEIGYDGEEEVEIDVEYVSAPEYRITAKAHDYKTAERAVEEAAQKAVDRIRDLGGTGEYHSKSRTAEA; encoded by the coding sequence ATGAAGTACAGCGGCTGGCCTGATCCCGGAGAGCTCGTCGTGGGTAAGGTTACAGAGGTCGAGGACTTCGGTGCCTTCGTCGACCTCATCGAGTACGAGGATAAGGAGGGTCTCGTCCACGTCTCGGAGGTCTCGAGCGGCTGGGTCAAGTACATACGTGACTACGTCCGCGAGGATCAGACAGTCGTCTGTAAGGTTCTGGACGTCGACAGGGAGAGCCACCAGATAGACCTCTCGATCAAGGACGTCAACGACAAGCAGAAGAGGACGAAGATACAGGAGTGGAAGAACGAACAGAAAGCCGACAAATGGGTCTCGATGGCTCTCGAAGACGAAGAGGTCGACGTCGAAGACACAGACGAGGCTTTCACACGTGTCGCCGAAGCCCTCATAAATACCTACGGCACTATGTACGAGGCTCTCGAGGAGGCGGCGAAGGGCGGTGTCGAGGTAATCGAGGAAGCCGAAGTAGAGCCCGAGATCGCTGAGAGCATCACGAGGGTCGCGCGCGAGAACGTCAGCGTCCCCTACGTCGAGATAGACGGCTTCGTCGACCTTGAGACGCTGTCTCTCGGAGGAGTAGACGACATAAAGAAAGCCCTCGAAGAGATAGGATACGACGGCGAGGAGGAGGTCGAGATAGACGTCGAGTACGTCTCGGCACCTGAGTACCGTATAACCGCGAAGGCACACGACTACAAGACCGCCGAGAGGGCGGTCGAGGAAGCCGCTCAGAAGGCTGTCGACAGGATAAGAGACCTCGGAGGTACGGGAGAGTACCACTCTAAGTCACGGACTGCGGAAGCTTAG
- a CDS encoding transcription factor S, whose amino-acid sequence MEFCPECGSMMYLDGGVFKCKECGAVKVKEDDADYTTTEEGGRGEVTVLEDEEDKGLPTTEETCPECGNDTAYWYLQQTRAADESETRFYICTECDHKWRDYD is encoded by the coding sequence ATGGAGTTCTGTCCAGAGTGTGGCTCGATGATGTACCTAGATGGCGGCGTCTTCAAGTGCAAGGAGTGTGGCGCGGTCAAGGTGAAGGAAGACGACGCCGACTACACGACAACTGAGGAGGGTGGACGGGGCGAAGTCACCGTCCTTGAGGACGAAGAGGACAAGGGTCTGCCGACCACGGAGGAGACGTGTCCCGAATGTGGCAACGACACAGCCTACTGGTACCTCCAGCAGACGCGCGCCGCGGACGAGTCGGAGACACGTTTCTACATCTGTACCGAGTGCGACCACAAGTGGAGGGACTACGACTGA
- a CDS encoding KaiC domain-containing protein, with product MSDEGDEDFGFGEFGDDEGNTEEEPEPELERVDDEAGDLGDPDDWFPDVTKGKDKGDEEGLRVGENRIRTGVNGLDEMIDRGIPRGSMIATVGSPGTGKTTFGMQFIHEGLSNGEKCVFFALEQTEDSVRSTADSMGWEFSRYEDEGSLEIVHMNPVEVATSLNSIRNELPRMLTDFGASRVVFDSVTLIEMMFDTAGERRNQVFRFGKSLKDAGITVLMTSEASDDDAYKSKYGIIEYLADAFVVLRYVREEGGSGTRMAVEIVKIRDTSHSRSIRPYELTSEGIEVYSRASIF from the coding sequence ATGTCAGACGAAGGTGACGAAGACTTCGGCTTCGGAGAGTTCGGCGACGACGAAGGCAACACTGAGGAAGAGCCAGAGCCGGAGTTAGAGCGAGTAGACGACGAGGCGGGCGACCTAGGTGATCCGGATGACTGGTTCCCCGACGTGACGAAGGGGAAGGACAAAGGCGACGAGGAGGGACTGAGGGTCGGAGAGAACCGTATAAGGACGGGTGTCAACGGTCTCGACGAGATGATCGACCGCGGAATACCACGCGGAAGCATGATAGCGACCGTCGGAAGTCCGGGTACGGGTAAGACGACCTTCGGGATGCAGTTCATCCACGAGGGACTCTCGAACGGAGAGAAATGCGTCTTCTTCGCGCTCGAACAGACCGAGGACTCGGTGAGATCGACCGCCGACAGTATGGGCTGGGAGTTCAGCAGGTACGAGGACGAGGGCTCTCTCGAAATCGTGCATATGAACCCCGTCGAGGTCGCCACGAGCCTCAACAGCATACGTAACGAACTCCCACGTATGCTCACCGACTTCGGAGCGAGCCGTGTCGTCTTCGACTCGGTGACACTCATAGAGATGATGTTCGACACAGCGGGGGAGAGACGTAACCAGGTCTTCAGGTTCGGAAAGAGTCTCAAGGACGCCGGAATAACAGTTCTGATGACGAGCGAGGCGTCGGACGACGACGCCTACAAGTCGAAGTACGGCATAATAGAGTATCTCGCTGATGCCTTCGTAGTCCTGCGTTACGTGCGTGAGGAGGGCGGCTCAGGGACACGGATGGCAGTCGAGATAGTCAAGATACGTGACACGTCCCACTCACGCAGTATAAGACCCTACGAACTCACATCGGAGGGGATAGAGGTCTACTCACGCGCGAGTATATTCTGA
- a CDS encoding MFS transporter has translation MSVVSAISEELGLKGHLTESDRHLLAYSTTAHSLNHAVMLSIPILVPIWVTEFGVTRYTLGLVVTAMAALFGVTSLPAGVISDRLGADTAIDLFLFGTGVALLGVLAVDSFASLGLVVALAGAGAGLYHSPALSLISRRADEPSKGFAYHGLGANIGIGLGPLGVTVGLTFTDWRTLLVVLGASLVVFGFVFRLWGPDDPVESDDEVKADADGKSSLLGQMSSFATVGFAAVVGVYIFAGMYYRGSLTFLPDFLNTVSSLPDLEVAGKEIESGRWVYSTILLIGSVGQIVGGNLGERFEVETVLKGVYVATSASFVVLGLGSGRWILAGGVAFGALLFTLPPLHSTVVTKYLPEDNRGVGFGLVFGINFGVGAVGAALAGWVLTQTGNNYGLMFFLLAVFPLGSLVSIIALKRVSGGEPVVSM, from the coding sequence ATGTCTGTGGTTTCTGCCATATCGGAGGAGCTAGGTCTCAAGGGTCATCTCACGGAGTCCGACAGACATCTCTTGGCTTACTCGACGACAGCCCACTCGCTCAACCACGCTGTGATGCTCTCGATTCCGATTCTGGTGCCGATCTGGGTCACTGAGTTCGGAGTCACGAGATACACGCTCGGACTCGTCGTGACTGCGATGGCGGCTCTCTTCGGAGTAACGTCGCTGCCCGCTGGGGTCATAAGTGACAGGCTCGGAGCCGACACCGCGATAGACCTCTTCCTCTTCGGAACCGGAGTGGCTTTACTGGGTGTTTTAGCCGTCGACAGCTTCGCTAGTCTCGGTCTCGTCGTCGCACTCGCGGGGGCGGGCGCGGGTCTCTACCACTCACCCGCTCTCAGCCTCATAAGCAGACGTGCCGACGAGCCGAGCAAGGGGTTCGCGTACCACGGTCTCGGCGCGAACATAGGCATAGGTCTCGGTCCTCTGGGAGTGACTGTCGGACTCACATTCACCGACTGGAGGACGCTCCTCGTTGTCCTCGGCGCGTCACTCGTCGTCTTCGGCTTCGTCTTCCGTCTGTGGGGACCCGACGACCCCGTCGAATCAGACGACGAGGTCAAAGCTGACGCTGATGGCAAGAGTAGTCTACTCGGACAGATGAGTTCTTTCGCGACCGTGGGATTCGCCGCGGTCGTCGGCGTCTATATCTTCGCGGGGATGTACTACAGAGGGTCGCTGACTTTCCTTCCCGACTTCCTCAACACCGTCTCGTCTCTCCCGGATCTCGAAGTAGCGGGGAAGGAGATAGAGTCGGGACGTTGGGTCTACTCGACGATACTCCTCATAGGGTCTGTGGGTCAGATAGTCGGAGGTAACCTGGGAGAGAGGTTCGAAGTCGAGACAGTTCTGAAGGGGGTCTACGTTGCGACGAGCGCGTCTTTCGTCGTGCTGGGTCTCGGGTCAGGTAGATGGATACTCGCGGGCGGAGTTGCATTCGGTGCTCTCCTCTTTACACTTCCGCCTCTACACTCGACAGTCGTCACTAAGTACCTCCCCGAGGACAACAGGGGTGTGGGTTTCGGTCTCGTCTTCGGAATAAACTTCGGAGTCGGAGCCGTCGGCGCGGCTCTCGCGGGATGGGTTCTGACCCAGACGGGAAACAACTACGGATTGATGTTTTTCCTCCTCGCCGTCTTTCCTCTCGGATCGCTCGTCTCTATAATAGCTCTGAAACGCGTGTCGGGAGGCGAACCAGTCGTGAGTATGTAA
- a CDS encoding 30S ribosomal protein S27e has product MAGRFLKVRCDDCENEQVVFEKAASEVPCAVCGSTLVVPTGGEAEIQGDVVEVAEAR; this is encoded by the coding sequence ATGGCGGGAAGATTCCTCAAGGTCAGATGTGACGACTGTGAGAACGAACAGGTAGTCTTCGAGAAGGCGGCTTCGGAGGTACCGTGTGCGGTCTGTGGCTCGACTCTCGTGGTTCCGACGGGAGGAGAGGCAGAGATACAGGGAGACGTAGTAGAGGTAGCGGAGGCGCGGTAG
- a CDS encoding PAC2 family protein → MPGTETQRTAEFRRITELESESPTLIEGLPGHGLVASIAVDQITKQLQLEKHGVIQSEEFPPVATFSDGKVGDLVRVYAGEEPSIMTLQSDMALPPNAFDPLGDCVLNDLADEFEKAVFLAGSPAQSEETVGTVRGVATTDGMKKKLEDAGIEIPEDRGIVGGITGSLVNDCYHADVPAAVLIVEANPYLPDPKAARSVVEEALEPLLGFDIDTSELVEQAEEIQRQKQQIAQQLKQRQAQGQTQEPSGGPGMYQ, encoded by the coding sequence ATGCCGGGGACAGAGACACAGAGAACAGCCGAGTTCAGACGTATAACGGAGCTAGAGTCGGAGTCACCAACGCTCATTGAGGGTCTTCCGGGACACGGTCTCGTGGCTTCGATAGCCGTCGACCAGATAACAAAACAGCTACAGCTCGAAAAACACGGTGTGATACAGTCGGAAGAGTTCCCGCCCGTGGCGACTTTCAGTGACGGGAAGGTGGGTGATCTTGTACGTGTCTACGCCGGAGAGGAGCCGAGTATAATGACGTTACAGAGCGACATGGCACTCCCGCCGAACGCCTTCGATCCGCTTGGCGACTGTGTCCTCAACGACCTCGCCGACGAGTTCGAGAAGGCTGTCTTCTTAGCCGGATCGCCCGCTCAGTCGGAGGAGACAGTCGGAACCGTGAGAGGTGTCGCGACTACCGACGGAATGAAGAAGAAGCTCGAAGACGCCGGGATCGAGATACCCGAGGACAGAGGTATCGTCGGCGGTATCACGGGATCGCTCGTCAACGACTGTTACCACGCAGACGTCCCCGCCGCGGTTCTGATAGTAGAGGCGAACCCGTATCTGCCTGACCCAAAAGCCGCGAGGAGTGTGGTAGAAGAGGCTCTTGAACCCCTCCTAGGCTTCGACATAGACACATCGGAGCTCGTCGAACAGGCTGAGGAGATACAGAGACAGAAACAGCAGATAGCACAGCAGCTCAAGCAGAGACAGGCACAGGGACAGACACAAGAGCCGAGCGGTGGACCCGGTATGTACCAGTGA
- a CDS encoding peptidylprolyl isomerase, whose translation MTDQEAEESEDENETQGIQEGDFILIDYTATTEEGTVVDTTRQEVADEEGLDEEGRSFEPQPIIVGEGQIFEEVEDEIIGEDVGYSGEITIDAADAFGEYDPENVETVNVKKIDEENRYPGAQVEVDGQQGYIETVVGGRARVDFNHPLAGQDIEYDFEVVDTVEGKVEKAEALVLLNAGAEVDVTLGTETKTETEVVETDDGDETEEEEEVEVETLYIEQTPELSMNQNWIIGKNQVAQEIIDQLDVERVVVRETIDAGEGMGMGMGGLGPEVVPNEGGEEVSAEEIAEDIQAADEHEHEHEHDHDH comes from the coding sequence ATGACTGACCAAGAAGCTGAAGAGTCTGAGGACGAGAACGAGACGCAGGGGATTCAGGAAGGAGACTTCATACTCATAGACTACACCGCGACGACTGAGGAAGGCACTGTCGTTGACACTACGAGACAGGAAGTCGCAGACGAAGAGGGTCTTGACGAGGAAGGTAGGAGCTTCGAGCCCCAGCCCATCATAGTAGGTGAGGGACAGATATTCGAGGAGGTCGAGGACGAGATCATAGGTGAGGACGTCGGATACTCGGGGGAGATAACTATCGACGCCGCCGACGCCTTCGGAGAGTACGACCCCGAGAACGTCGAGACAGTCAACGTCAAGAAGATAGACGAGGAGAACCGTTACCCCGGTGCTCAGGTCGAGGTAGACGGACAGCAGGGATACATAGAGACAGTCGTCGGAGGACGCGCGAGAGTCGACTTCAACCACCCTCTCGCGGGACAGGATATAGAGTACGACTTCGAGGTAGTCGACACTGTCGAAGGTAAAGTCGAGAAGGCGGAGGCTCTCGTCTTACTCAACGCTGGTGCTGAGGTCGACGTCACGCTCGGCACCGAGACGAAGACCGAAACAGAGGTCGTCGAGACCGACGACGGCGACGAGACTGAGGAAGAGGAGGAAGTCGAGGTCGAGACCCTCTACATAGAACAGACCCCCGAGCTCTCGATGAACCAGAACTGGATAATCGGCAAGAACCAGGTCGCACAGGAGATAATTGACCAGCTAGACGTCGAGAGAGTCGTCGTGAGGGAGACTATAGACGCAGGCGAGGGAATGGGCATGGGAATGGGAGGGCTCGGACCTGAGGTCGTTCCCAACGAGGGCGGCGAGGAAGTCTCCGCCGAGGAGATAGCCGAGGACATACAGGCTGCTGACGAACACGAACACGAACACGAACACGATCACGACCACTAA
- a CDS encoding ferredoxin family protein: MAIDPDFEDNREVVDQHNGHDVWGPVNEPEELGIHGTRVAVDFDICIADGACLEDCPVDVFDWIDTPDHPESEEKADPAREDDCIGCYLCEDVCPVDAIKVKY; the protein is encoded by the coding sequence ATGGCGATAGATCCAGACTTTGAGGACAACAGAGAGGTTGTAGACCAGCACAACGGACACGACGTCTGGGGTCCCGTAAATGAGCCCGAGGAACTCGGTATACACGGAACCCGTGTTGCCGTCGACTTCGACATATGTATAGCAGACGGCGCGTGTCTAGAGGACTGCCCCGTCGACGTCTTCGACTGGATAGACACTCCCGACCACCCCGAGTCGGAGGAGAAGGCAGACCCCGCACGTGAGGACGACTGCATAGGATGCTACCTGTGTGAGGACGTCTGCCCCGTCGACGCGATAAAGGTCAAGTACTAA
- the nth gene encoding endonuclease III, whose translation MDRQERAQEVYERLEEEYPEAHTTLDYETPFQLLVATVLSAQCTDERVNKVTTELFDEYPTPEAMAEADEDRLKEIIRSTGYYNSKSDYLLESSRRIVEEYGGEVPRSMDELTTLKGVARKTANVVLSNAFDSHEGIAVDTHVQRVSQRLGITEEEKPERIEEDLMEIYDRDQWRLVSHLLIFHGRATCTARSPDCGDCVLEDICPSSEL comes from the coding sequence ATGGATCGGCAGGAACGCGCACAGGAGGTCTACGAACGTCTGGAGGAGGAGTACCCCGAGGCACACACTACACTCGACTACGAGACTCCGTTTCAGCTTCTCGTAGCCACGGTTCTGTCGGCACAGTGTACCGACGAGCGCGTGAACAAGGTCACAACCGAACTCTTCGACGAGTATCCGACGCCCGAGGCGATGGCAGAGGCGGACGAGGATAGACTGAAGGAGATTATCCGTTCGACGGGCTACTACAACTCGAAGTCGGATTACCTTTTAGAGTCGTCGCGGCGTATAGTCGAGGAGTACGGCGGCGAGGTGCCGAGGAGCATGGACGAACTCACGACACTCAAGGGAGTAGCGAGGAAGACCGCCAATGTCGTCCTCTCGAATGCCTTCGACAGCCACGAGGGAATAGCAGTCGACACACACGTTCAGCGGGTCTCGCAGCGTCTCGGTATCACAGAAGAGGAGAAGCCCGAGAGGATAGAGGAAGACCTGATGGAGATATACGACAGAGACCAGTGGAGGCTCGTCTCACATCTCCTGATATTCCACGGAAGGGCGACGTGTACGGCGAGATCGCCCGACTGCGGTGACTGTGTCCTCGAAGACATCTGTCCGTCGTCGGAACTCTGA